In Bacillus sp. SB49, a single window of DNA contains:
- the topA gene encoding type I DNA topoisomerase → MADYLVIVESPAKAKTIERYLGKKYKVKASLGHIRDLPKSQMGVDVENEFEPKYITIRGKGPVLKELKTAAKKAKKVYLAADPDREGEAIAWHLAHSLDIDDTSDCRVVFNEITKEAIKDSFKHPRSIDSDLVDAQQARRILDRLVGYNISPILWKKVKKGLSAGRVQSVAVKIIIDRENEIKSFEPEEYWTIDADFLKDKEAFQGSFYGVDGKKQELKTENDVKEIQSRMKGKDFSVEKVNKRERRRNPSLPFTTSSLQQEAARKLNFRAKKTMMIAQQLYEGIDLGGKQGTTGLITYMRTDSTRLSNSAKEDAKQYVEGHFGKEYLGADKKAKKQEGAQDAHEAIRPTGADRDPKAMKSILSRDQYRLYKLIWDRFIASQMAPAVLDTMTVHLYNEGVEFRATGSEVKFKGFMKVYVEGNDDNKKEKDKLLPHLEEGMTVKAEEIKPNQHFTQPPPRYTEARLVKTLEELGIGRPSTYAPTLDTIQRRGYVALDNKRFVPTELGEIVLEQLKEYFPEIIDVDFTKEMEDDLDAIEDGKEEWVNIIQHFYKGFEPRLEKAEKEMEEVEIKDEPAGIDCENCGHEMVYKMGRYGKFLACSNFPECRNTKPILKKVGVTCPKCEEGEVVERKSKKNRKFFGCERYPECDFISWDKPISRPCPKCESLLVEKKVKKGTQIQCTSCDYKEEPQA, encoded by the coding sequence ATGGCAGATTATCTTGTAATCGTTGAATCACCAGCGAAAGCAAAAACAATTGAACGCTATCTCGGAAAAAAATACAAAGTGAAGGCTTCACTTGGTCACATCCGCGACTTACCGAAAAGTCAAATGGGTGTAGATGTTGAAAATGAATTCGAACCAAAATATATAACCATCCGTGGTAAAGGGCCCGTCCTGAAAGAACTGAAAACCGCTGCAAAGAAAGCGAAGAAAGTATATCTCGCAGCCGACCCCGACCGTGAAGGGGAAGCAATTGCCTGGCACCTTGCCCACAGCCTCGATATTGATGATACCTCCGACTGCAGGGTCGTCTTCAACGAAATTACGAAGGAAGCGATCAAAGATTCTTTCAAACATCCGCGTTCGATCGATTCGGATCTCGTTGACGCCCAGCAGGCACGCCGGATTCTTGATCGCCTTGTTGGATACAACATCAGCCCGATCCTTTGGAAGAAAGTTAAGAAAGGTTTGAGCGCCGGTCGTGTGCAGTCCGTAGCCGTAAAAATAATTATCGATCGGGAAAATGAGATTAAGAGCTTCGAGCCTGAAGAGTATTGGACGATCGACGCTGATTTCTTGAAGGATAAGGAAGCTTTCCAAGGATCATTCTATGGTGTTGATGGGAAGAAGCAGGAATTGAAGACAGAAAACGACGTTAAAGAAATACAGAGCCGTATGAAGGGAAAAGATTTTTCCGTTGAAAAAGTCAACAAACGAGAGCGCAGACGGAATCCGTCCCTTCCGTTCACGACTTCTTCTTTACAACAGGAAGCGGCGCGGAAATTGAACTTCCGAGCCAAGAAAACCATGATGATCGCACAGCAGTTATATGAAGGGATTGATCTTGGCGGAAAACAAGGCACGACGGGTTTAATTACCTACATGCGTACAGACTCCACAAGGCTGTCTAATTCCGCTAAAGAAGATGCGAAACAGTATGTGGAAGGCCACTTTGGCAAAGAGTACCTGGGTGCAGATAAGAAAGCGAAGAAGCAGGAAGGAGCACAAGACGCACACGAAGCCATTAGACCGACGGGTGCCGACCGTGATCCTAAAGCTATGAAGAGCATTCTTTCCCGCGACCAGTACCGCCTTTATAAACTGATTTGGGATCGTTTCATCGCCAGTCAGATGGCTCCTGCCGTACTCGATACGATGACTGTCCACCTTTATAATGAAGGAGTGGAGTTCCGTGCCACAGGATCAGAAGTGAAATTCAAAGGTTTCATGAAGGTATATGTGGAAGGAAACGATGATAATAAAAAAGAGAAAGATAAACTGCTTCCTCATCTGGAAGAAGGAATGACGGTGAAAGCGGAAGAAATCAAGCCGAATCAGCATTTCACCCAGCCGCCTCCGCGATACACAGAGGCCCGCTTGGTAAAAACGCTGGAAGAACTTGGTATAGGTCGTCCGTCCACCTATGCTCCTACACTTGACACCATTCAGCGTCGTGGGTACGTAGCCCTTGATAATAAGCGTTTTGTACCGACGGAATTAGGGGAAATCGTCTTAGAACAATTGAAGGAGTACTTCCCTGAAATCATTGACGTCGACTTTACGAAAGAAATGGAAGATGACCTCGATGCCATTGAAGACGGCAAGGAGGAGTGGGTGAATATCATCCAGCACTTCTACAAAGGTTTCGAGCCCCGCTTGGAAAAAGCGGAGAAAGAAATGGAAGAAGTGGAAATCAAAGACGAACCGGCTGGGATTGATTGTGAGAATTGCGGTCATGAAATGGTCTACAAGATGGGCCGTTACGGAAAATTCCTCGCCTGCTCCAACTTCCCGGAATGCCGGAATACGAAGCCGATCCTTAAAAAGGTTGGCGTCACTTGTCCGAAGTGTGAAGAAGGCGAAGTAGTGGAAAGAAAAAGTAAGAAAAACCGGAAATTCTTCGGTTGTGAACGGTACCCGGAATGTGATTTCATTTCATGGGATAAACCGATCAGCCGCCCTTGTCCGAAATGTGAATCGCTTCTTGTGGAGAAGAAAGTCAAGAAGGGCACTCAAATCCAATGTACAAGCTGTGATTATAAAGAAGAGCCGCAGGCATAA
- the xerC gene encoding tyrosine recombinase XerC, with product MQNYKEEFMEYLQIEKNASPLTVKHYGRDIDEFADFLQSEGFTIHDCDYPVIRVFLSRQHEHGYSRRSVSRKISSLRSFFRFLEREEVLANNPFINVSLPKEDAPIPEFFYSEELEHLFTVSDLDTPLGQRDQALIELLYGTGIRVSECVRVEMGDIDFSLRTVLVHGKGRKERYVPFGQYAGEALETYINSGRKVLSEKRTEATNRVFLNAKGGPLRADGVRLILKRMVQKAALTVDIHPHKLRHSFATHLLNEGADLRAVQELLGHEHLSSTQIYTHVTKDRLRNVYMNAHPRANKR from the coding sequence ATGCAGAATTATAAAGAAGAATTCATGGAATATCTTCAGATTGAGAAAAATGCTTCACCATTGACCGTGAAACATTACGGAAGAGACATCGATGAATTTGCTGATTTTCTGCAATCTGAAGGCTTCACTATACACGACTGTGATTACCCTGTGATCCGGGTCTTTTTATCGAGGCAGCATGAGCACGGGTACTCCAGAAGATCGGTTTCTCGAAAAATATCTAGTCTGAGAAGTTTCTTCCGCTTTTTAGAGAGAGAAGAGGTTCTCGCGAATAATCCCTTCATCAACGTTTCGCTTCCAAAAGAGGATGCACCAATCCCTGAATTCTTCTATTCAGAAGAACTGGAGCATTTATTTACGGTAAGTGACCTTGATACCCCTCTTGGACAGAGGGACCAGGCGCTTATCGAGCTACTGTATGGAACAGGTATTCGGGTCAGCGAATGCGTGAGAGTGGAAATGGGAGACATCGATTTTTCTCTGCGTACCGTCCTGGTACACGGGAAGGGGCGAAAGGAAAGGTATGTCCCGTTCGGCCAATATGCGGGAGAAGCACTTGAAACCTATATCAACAGCGGCAGAAAAGTTTTGTCTGAAAAAAGGACCGAAGCGACGAATCGAGTGTTTCTAAACGCTAAAGGTGGACCTCTCCGGGCCGACGGTGTTCGTCTGATTTTGAAGAGAATGGTGCAGAAGGCAGCGCTTACTGTGGATATTCATCCGCATAAACTGCGTCACTCCTTTGCCACTCATCTTCTGAACGAAGGAGCCGATCTCCGTGCAGTTCAGGAACTGCTTGGACATGAGCACCTGTCTTCTACACAAATTTACACCCATGTTACGAAAGACCGGTTACGGAATGTTTATATGAATGCCCATCCAAGAGCAAATAAGAGGTGA